CATTACGGATGAACAGGTGATCGCCTTGTTTGTGATTGCTTTCGTTGTATTAGTGCTGACGGCCTTATTCTTGCGGCCTATGTATATTTTGACTTTTGATGAAGATACGGCCTTCGTAGATGGCCTTCCGGTCCGGACCATGTCCATTTTATTTAATGTGGTGACAGGGGTTGCTATCGCCTTAATGATTCCTGCAGCAGGATCGTTATTGGTTTCAACTATCATGGTCTTACCGGCTAGTATTGCGCTGAAATTAGGGAAGAACTTCCGTGGGGTCATGCTGATTGCGGTCATCATTGGCTTTATCGGGATGTTTAGTGGGTTGATTTTGTCTTATATTGCAGATACACCGGCGAGTGCCAGCATCACGCTTTTGTTTGTGGCACTGTTCTTGCTTGTGAATCTTGGATCACGTTTGAGGAAGTAAATATGAAATTTAAAAAAATAGGTTTAATGTTGTTGGTGGCTTTTGCCCTTATCTTGACTGCTTGTGGTAAAAGTCAGAGTCAAAATGGAAAATTAAAAGTGATGACCACTTTTTATCCTGTTTATGATTTTACAAAAAATATTGTCGGAGATGAAGGAACGGTAGACCTGCTCATTGGAGCGGGATCAGAGCCTCATGAATATGAATTGTCTGCTAAGGGGCGGGCTATGATTCAAGATTCGGATGTTTTCGTCTATGAAAATGAAAATATGGAAACGTGGGTTCCAAATCTTTTGAAATCAATGAAGGATAAGAAAACCAAAGTGATCGATGCTACCAAGGGCATGGTCTTGCTTCCTGGATTGGAAGAGGAACATGAACACGAAGGTGGCGAAGAACACCATCATGAATATGATCCTCACCTTTGGCTCTCTCCACATCGTGCCATGAAGATGGTAGAGTCGATTCGTGATCAATTGGTGGCAGCTTATCCAGATAAGAAAAAGACGTTTGAGAAAAATGCCCAAGCCTATCTAAAGAAATTACAGGCCTTGGATCAAGCTTATCAGGATGGCTTGAAAGATGCGAAACAAAAGAATTTTGTAACCCAACACGCGGCTTTCCGTTACTTGGCCTTGGATTATGGCTTAAACCAGGTGGCCATTTCAGGGATTTCACCTGATAGCGAGCCTTCTGCTGCACGATTGCGTGAATTGACAGAGTATATCAAGAAAAATGAGATCAAGGTCATTTACTTTGAGGAAAATGCTTCTAAGTCCTTGGCGAAAACCTTGTCTTCTGAAGCTGGTGTTGAGTTGGCTGTCTTAAATCCTTTGGAAAGCCTGACGGATCAAGAAATGAAAGATGGCGAAGACTACGTGTCTGTTATGAAGGAGAATCTGAAGGCGCTAGAGAAAACAACGTCACAAGCTGGTAAGGATATTCAACCGGAACATGAGGAAGACGCTAAGACAGTTCAAAAGGGCTATTTCGAGGATAGTCAAGTGAAGGATCGTAGTTTGGCAAATTATGCGGGTGATTGGAAATCGGTTTATCCATACTTGCAAGATGGAACTTTGGATCAGGTATTTGATTATAAGGCAAAATTAAATCCAACTATGACGGCTGCTGAGTATAAGGAATATTATACCAAGGGTTACCAAACAGATATTGATCGGATTAAGATTGATAAGGATTCAATGGAGTTTTATCAAAAAGGATCTTCTAAGAAATATACCTATAAATACGTAGGTAAGCACATTTTGACTTATAAGAAGGGGAATCGTGGTGTTCGTTATCTCTTTGAAGCCAAGGAGAGCGATGCGGGAGACTTCAAATATGTTCAATTTAGTGACCATGAAATTACTCCGGTAAAGGCAGCCCACTTCCACATTTTCCATGGAGGAAAGAGTCAAGAAGCGCTTTATGATGAGTTGGAAAATTGGCCAACGTATTATCCTTCGAACTTATCTGGTTTAGAAGTAGCACAGGAAATGCTGGCTCATTGAGAGCTGTATCAAAAGAGAGACTAGGACTGATTATCCCGGTCTCTTTTTGATTAAAAATGGGGAGTGAAGCTTGTCAAATGCTTGAAAATACGTTACAATGAAAGGGCTTTAAATTAAAAAATGTATGGGGAATTTTAAATGAAAAAAGTTGGTGCAATTCTTGTGAGTCTTCTCAGCGTGGTCCTGTTGGTAGCTTGTTCGCAACAGGGAGCGAGTAAAAAATCAACCGCTTCCTCTAGTCAAACGAATGCCTCTTCTGAAGTCAAAAAGACGGCTGCTTCTAGTTCGGAAGTGAAGGAGAAAGAAAAAAAAGAAGAGAAAAAAGAAGAGAAAAAAGAAGTGAAGAAAATGGATCTTGAAGCTATTGCCAATGGAGACTACAGCAGTATTGCTGGTGTCTGGCAAGATGATAAAGGAAATAAGCTGGTCTTTAACGACAAAGGGTTGGTCTCACAAGAGTTAGAGGGCTATGGAGCTTCTTTGACAGATTATGGAACAGCATCAGAAGGCATTTATGGTGGTCGTGATGGAGGCTTCTTGTTGGAGTATATTCCTGCAGGAGTGACCATTGGTGATCAGGTCGATGATCAAGGACAAGTCGTCTTTAAAGATACATCAGATGCCTCTAAAAACCGCTTATGGTCTGGTGTTGGTATCGCTAGTTTTGGGGAACAAGGCTCGATCTACTATCATGTAGGAGATGAATAATGGAAAAAGAGAGTGGGACAGAAATCGGTAATTCGTTAGAATTCGATTTCGTCGTCCCACCTCCGCACAGTTGAGTAGGGCTGTAAAAGCTGATGAAATCAGCGTAGTAGAGCCCACTCAACCACTGCGTCTTGCTCGACAATCCAAAAATAATTGAGAGGCTAGGACTTTTGTCCCAGCCTCTTTTTCTTATGCATGTGGGGGGAGCCAAGAAAGCTCAAATTGGAGCAATTGGGCTTCAAGGAGGTCTTGATGGGAAATCTCTTGTTTCTCTTTACCATCTAATAGGGCTTTTTGGATGAAATAGGCGCCTGCAGTGTGTGAGTTGGCGCAAATCTTGAGCTCTTGCTTGGGAAGATGGAGAAGGACTTCTTTAAAGAGGGGGAGCCCTAGATCATAGATTGGTTTTCCTGGGCAGGTTGGATAGAGTCCAAGGGCTGACCAGATGTACCAAGCAGATAGACTACCATTGTCCTCATCACCTGGATAGGCTTGGAAATTTTGATGGAAAGCTTGGGAACGGATCTGGTGGATCAGGAGATTGGTGTATTCGGGATGAAGGCTGTGACGGAAGAGGTAGGGAATGTGAAAGCTGGGTTGATTGGAGATGGCAATCTGCCCAAATGGGGCTTGGGCCATTTCACTCATTTCGTGGATTTCATAGCCATATCCTCTTACATCAAATTGAGGTTTTTGATTGGCCAGATCCAGCAATCGTTGGGTGAAGGCTTTTTTACCGCCCATCAGCTCTATCAGGCCGGAGAGGTCGTGTAAGGCTCCAAAAGTAGCCTGGGTTGCAGAGCATTCTGCATAATCTCCTCCCCAGCTGGTAGGAGAGAAGGGCTCTTTAAAGTTTCCATTGGTGGATCGCGCTCTCATGAAGCCTGTTTGAGCATCGTACAATGTTCGGTAGGAGAGGCTGGAAGAAGCATACTGAGCAGCTGTTTCTGTATGCCCCAATTGCTTAGCGACAGTGGCAATACAAAAATCACTATAAGCATAATCGAGGCTGTGGCTAACACTTTCGTGAAAATCATCGGGTAGGTAGCCAAGGGTCTTGTAGCTTTCATTGCCATGGCGACCAAAATGTTGAGCGGGATCTGTTTTTTTGGCTGTCTGGAGCATGGCCGTTAGCATGTTTTCGTGTAGATCTGGTGCGATCCCTTTTGTGACAGCATCCGCAAAGACTCCATCGATAAGGGTGCCTGGCATCATCCCTCGTTCATCTGGGGCCAACCATTTCGGAAGAAAACCAGTATCCTGGTAAGTGTTTAAAAATCCTTCGAGAAAGTGACGGTAGTAATCGGGATAGATAAGGCTAAAGAGCGGAAAAGATGTTCGGAAGAGATCCCAAAATCCGATATTGGTATAAGCTTTTCCTGGTTTGATTTCATTATGGGCAACATCCAGGTGCCAGTCATTTCCCTTAGTATCCGTTTCATAAAAAGTTTGAGGGAAAAGGAGGAGTCTGTAAAGGCAATGGTCGAAAAAGGCTTGGTCACGCCCTCCGTTATCCTTCACTTCAATTCGTTTTAGCAGTTGATTCCATTGATCGGCTGCTTCTTTTTTAGCTTCCTCCAAGGGAAGGTTGGGAAGATGGCTGTGAGCCATGTCTTGAGACAGATAAGAGCTACCTAATTGGACGGTCACTTCCTTGCAAGCAAAGGTGAGAAAAAGATCTTGATCGATGTGAGTGACGTTCTCGATCAGCTGGCTAAATTGCCACTGGAGATAGAAAGAGTAGGAAGTATCTGCGGTATGAGCCTGATCCAGAATGCGGAAGTGGCAGGTTTGGTCTGTAAGGGTCAAGTCCTCTAGTTTATTTACTGCATGAAAGCAGAGAGTCAACTTTTCTGGTGCTCGAAAGCGCATGATAGCCCCGTAGCGGCTAGGAACTAGCTCGCTTTGAATCTGATAACGTTCCGAAAAAATACGAAGGTAGTGGGGCTGGAAAACAGCTTCTTTCATCGAATAACTACTTTGGCGCCTGAAGAGGTCTGAACTTGTAACTTCCCCTGTGATGGGCGTGATAAGGCACCAAGCGTAGTCTCCTATCCAAGGACTAGGCTGGTGGGTGAGACGAAATCCCTGAAAAATAGGAAGATTGGGGTTGAAAAACCAAGCCCCTTGTTCGTGTGTCGTCTGGGGAAGGAAGTAGTTTATTCCAAAAGGAACTCCGGTATAAGGGAGGGTGTTTCCGTGCGAATAGTGGGGATGATTATCACTTCCCCAGCGGGTATCGATGGTCTGGCAATGTGTGCGCATCTTGTCTCCTTTTTCTTCATCAACCTTAAATGATCTGTATTTTTCTTGGAACACGCGGTGGTATTTCCTTCATTGTATCAAAGTGTTGTCAAATATGATAGCGTTTTTATCAAATGGAAAATTTTGTAGAAAAAGGGCTATAGTTTGCGTATGTATTTCCCATTTGAAATCTTTTATACTGAATAGGAAAGAATCGATACGTGTGAGGAAAATAAATGACCTATTCAAAAGAAATTGTGCGAGAATGGTTGGATCAAGTGGCTGAGCGAGCTAAGGAGTACCCGGAGTGGGTGGATGTCTTTGAACGTTGTTATACAGACACTTTGGACAACACAGTTGAAATTTTAGAAGATGGTTCAACCTTTGTGTTAACAGGGGACATCCCAGCTATGTGGCTGCGTGACTCAACGGCTCAATTGAGACCTTATCTTCATGTGGCAAAAAGAGACCCTCGTTTGCGCCAGACCATTGCTGGTTTGGTCAAACGCCAGATGACCTTGATCCTCAAGGATCCCTATGCTAACTCTTTTAATATTGAGGAGAACTGGAAAGGCCACCACGAGACCGACCACACCGATTTGAATGGCTGGATTTGGGAGCGCAAGTATGAAGTGGATTCGCTTTGCTATCCCTTGCAATTGGCTTACCTCCTTTGGAAGGAAACTGGTGAGACTAGCCAATTTGATGAAACCTTTGTCACAGCGACCAAGGAAATCCTTCATCTCTGGACAGTGGAGCAAGACCACAAAAACTCACCATACCGTTTCGTCCGTGATACCGATCGTAAGGAAGATACCTTGGTAAATGACGGCTTTGGGCCAGATTTCTCCGTGACAGGGATGACCTGGTCAGCCTTTCGTCCAAGTGATGACTGCTGTCAGTATAGCTACTTGATTCCGTCCAATATGTTCGCAGTGGTTGTCTTGGGTTATGTGCAAGAAATCTTTGCAGACTTGAATCTAGCCGATAGTGAAAGGATCATTGCAGATGCCAAACGCCTGCAAGCGGAGATTCAAGAAGGGATCGAAAACTACGCCTACACGACTAACAGCAAGGGCGAGAAGATCTATGCTTTTGAAGTAGACGGTTTGGGAAATGCTAGCATCATGGATGATCCAAACGTGCCAAGCTTGTTGGCAGCTCCTTATCTGGGATATTGCGCCATTGACGATGAGGTCTACCAAGCTACTCGTCGGACGATTTTGAGCCCTGAAAATCCCTACTTCTATGAAGGGAAGTACGCAAGTGGACTAGGAAGTTCTCATACGTTTTATCGCTATATCTGGCCGATTGCTTTATCCATTCAAGGATTGACAACGACAGATAAAGCTGAGAAAAAACATTTGCTGGACCAGTTGGTTGCCTGCGATGGAGGCACGGGCGTCATGCACGAAAGTTTCCATGTAGATGATCCAACTAAATACTCGCGTGAATGGTTCTCTTGGGCCAACATGATGTTCTGTGAATTAGTCTTGGATTACTTGGATATTCGCTAATGAGCTGTCGCTTAACAGATTCTTGTAAAGAATCACAAATAGATCTTTAAATTTAAGTTAGAATGAGGTTTTACTCATGGAAAATGTTGTTGTACATATTATCTCTCACAGCCACTGGGATCGTGAGTGGTATCTACCTTTTGAAAGTCACCGCATGCAATTGGTGGAACTCTTTGACAATCTCTTTGATCTTTTTGAAAATGACCCTGAATTCAAAAGTTTCCACTTGGATGGACAAACCATCGTCCTCGATGACTATTTAGAAATTCGCCCTGAAAACCGTGACAAGGTGCAGCGTTATATCGACGAAGGCAAGCTCAAGATTGGTCCCTTTTATATCTTGCAGGATGATTACCTAATCTCCAGTGAAGCCAACGTCCGCAATACCTTGATTGGTCAAGCTGAATGTGCCAAATGGGGCAAATCAACTCAAATTGGTTACTTCCCTGATACCTTTGGAAATATGGGACAAGCTCCTCAAATCCTTCAAAAATCAGGGATTCACGTAGCAGCCTTTGGGCGTGGGGTCAAACCAATCGGATTTGACAACCAAGTCCTCGAAGATGAGCAGTTTACCTCTCAATTTTCTGAAATGTACTGGCAAGGGGCGGATGGTAGCCGTGTGCTGGGTATTCTTTTTGCTAACTGGTACAGTAACGGGAACGAAATTCCAGTAGATAAAGATGAGGCTTTAGCTTTTTGGAAACAAAAATTGGCAGATGTTCGTGACTATGCCTCAACCAACCAATGGTTGATGATGAACGGTTGCGACCACCAACCGGTTCAACGAAACTTGAGTGAAGCTATTCGCGTGGCCAATGAGCTTTTCCCTGACGTGACCTTTATTCATAGCTCCTTTGATGAATATGTTCAAGCAGTGGAAAGTGCGCTTCCTGAACAATTATCAACGGTTACGGGGGAATTGACCAGTCAGGAAACCGATGGCTGGTACACACTTGCTAATACCTCTTCTTCACGCGTTTATCTCAAACAAGCCTTTCAAGAAAACAGCAATTTGCTGGAGCAAGTGGTGGAACCTTTGACCATCATTACAGGTGGTCACAATCACAAGGATCAATTGACCTATGCCTGGAAGATGCTCTTACAAAATGCGCCACACGATAGTATATGTGGATGTAGTGTGGATGATGTTCACCGTGAAATGGAAGTTCGTTTTGCCAAGGTCAACCAAGTTGGAAACTTCGTCAAGACCAACCTTCTGAACGAATGGAAGGGTAAACTAGCGACTCAA
Above is a window of Streptococcus sp. LPB0220 DNA encoding:
- a CDS encoding DUF6287 domain-containing protein; translated protein: MKKVGAILVSLLSVVLLVACSQQGASKKSTASSSQTNASSEVKKTAASSSEVKEKEKKEEKKEEKKEVKKMDLEAIANGDYSSIAGVWQDDKGNKLVFNDKGLVSQELEGYGASLTDYGTASEGIYGGRDGGFLLEYIPAGVTIGDQVDDQGQVVFKDTSDASKNRLWSGVGIASFGEQGSIYYHVGDE
- a CDS encoding GH92 family glycosyl hydrolase, producing the protein MRTHCQTIDTRWGSDNHPHYSHGNTLPYTGVPFGINYFLPQTTHEQGAWFFNPNLPIFQGFRLTHQPSPWIGDYAWCLITPITGEVTSSDLFRRQSSYSMKEAVFQPHYLRIFSERYQIQSELVPSRYGAIMRFRAPEKLTLCFHAVNKLEDLTLTDQTCHFRILDQAHTADTSYSFYLQWQFSQLIENVTHIDQDLFLTFACKEVTVQLGSSYLSQDMAHSHLPNLPLEEAKKEAADQWNQLLKRIEVKDNGGRDQAFFDHCLYRLLLFPQTFYETDTKGNDWHLDVAHNEIKPGKAYTNIGFWDLFRTSFPLFSLIYPDYYRHFLEGFLNTYQDTGFLPKWLAPDERGMMPGTLIDGVFADAVTKGIAPDLHENMLTAMLQTAKKTDPAQHFGRHGNESYKTLGYLPDDFHESVSHSLDYAYSDFCIATVAKQLGHTETAAQYASSSLSYRTLYDAQTGFMRARSTNGNFKEPFSPTSWGGDYAECSATQATFGALHDLSGLIELMGGKKAFTQRLLDLANQKPQFDVRGYGYEIHEMSEMAQAPFGQIAISNQPSFHIPYLFRHSLHPEYTNLLIHQIRSQAFHQNFQAYPGDEDNGSLSAWYIWSALGLYPTCPGKPIYDLGLPLFKEVLLHLPKQELKICANSHTAGAYFIQKALLDGKEKQEISHQDLLEAQLLQFELSWLPPHA
- a CDS encoding metal ABC transporter permease, yielding MLDLFQYDFMQRALLAMVAMSLFFPVLGIFLILRRQSLMSDTLSHVSLAGVAFGLFLGISPTLSTMIIVIIAAVFLEYLRTLFKDFMEIGTAILMSTGLALALVLMRGGGKSSMSLDQYLFGSTLTITDEQVIALFVIAFVVLVLTALFLRPMYILTFDEDTAFVDGLPVRTMSILFNVVTGVAIALMIPAAGSLLVSTIMVLPASIALKLGKNFRGVMLIAVIIGFIGMFSGLILSYIADTPASASITLLFVALFLLVNLGSRLRK
- a CDS encoding glycoside hydrolase family 125 protein translates to MTYSKEIVREWLDQVAERAKEYPEWVDVFERCYTDTLDNTVEILEDGSTFVLTGDIPAMWLRDSTAQLRPYLHVAKRDPRLRQTIAGLVKRQMTLILKDPYANSFNIEENWKGHHETDHTDLNGWIWERKYEVDSLCYPLQLAYLLWKETGETSQFDETFVTATKEILHLWTVEQDHKNSPYRFVRDTDRKEDTLVNDGFGPDFSVTGMTWSAFRPSDDCCQYSYLIPSNMFAVVVLGYVQEIFADLNLADSERIIADAKRLQAEIQEGIENYAYTTNSKGEKIYAFEVDGLGNASIMDDPNVPSLLAAPYLGYCAIDDEVYQATRRTILSPENPYFYEGKYASGLGSSHTFYRYIWPIALSIQGLTTTDKAEKKHLLDQLVACDGGTGVMHESFHVDDPTKYSREWFSWANMMFCELVLDYLDIR
- a CDS encoding zinc ABC transporter substrate-binding protein AdcA, translated to MKFKKIGLMLLVAFALILTACGKSQSQNGKLKVMTTFYPVYDFTKNIVGDEGTVDLLIGAGSEPHEYELSAKGRAMIQDSDVFVYENENMETWVPNLLKSMKDKKTKVIDATKGMVLLPGLEEEHEHEGGEEHHHEYDPHLWLSPHRAMKMVESIRDQLVAAYPDKKKTFEKNAQAYLKKLQALDQAYQDGLKDAKQKNFVTQHAAFRYLALDYGLNQVAISGISPDSEPSAARLRELTEYIKKNEIKVIYFEENASKSLAKTLSSEAGVELAVLNPLESLTDQEMKDGEDYVSVMKENLKALEKTTSQAGKDIQPEHEEDAKTVQKGYFEDSQVKDRSLANYAGDWKSVYPYLQDGTLDQVFDYKAKLNPTMTAAEYKEYYTKGYQTDIDRIKIDKDSMEFYQKGSSKKYTYKYVGKHILTYKKGNRGVRYLFEAKESDAGDFKYVQFSDHEITPVKAAHFHIFHGGKSQEALYDELENWPTYYPSNLSGLEVAQEMLAH